The following coding sequences lie in one Bacteroidota bacterium genomic window:
- a CDS encoding ABC transporter ATP-binding protein: MKTFWRILKYIKPYTAKFVLHMLTMIIAVTLLALTISFLDSILKLLFSGDSVSTITSLQNSQFAFLTKLNNYLIDSLQEQSKTKALSVALTFIVGIFILSNLIRYISQLLMNSIRTKVIQNIRSDMFQKTQKLHIAHFEGERKGDIMSRFTADLLNIEQSIITTLESLVRDPYTIIIFIVLMISASPSLTLYIFILIPTMAIMVTFIGKSLKKNSLKSQEKLGWLSTVIDEFTSGVRVIKAFNAEEYMRSVFGKHNNDYRKQSKKVLNKSRAVPIISETLGIITVGVFLYFSGRLVFEGKLQHTLIMIFVIYFQQITQPAKKLSMVYTNIMKGVPSGERVFELIDQEILIKDSKNPISVNTFNSSIKLDNISFSYTAKPVLKNINIEIEKGKIIALVGQSGSGKTTMAELILRFYDVKSGQILIDGNDIREIKLFDLRNLMAVVNQEAILFNDTFFNNIAFGIKNAKEEDVIAAAKAANAHDFIMETENGYQTNIGERGGLLSGGQKQRISIARAIMKNPPILILDEATSALDTESEKIVQDAMYKLMENRTSIVIAHRLSTIQKADTIHVMDKGQIIESGTHADLITKNGVYKKLYELQQLES; this comes from the coding sequence GTGAAAACATTCTGGCGCATACTCAAATACATAAAGCCCTATACTGCAAAATTCGTTTTGCATATGCTGACAATGATTATTGCAGTAACTCTTCTGGCTTTAACTATCTCATTTTTAGATAGCATATTAAAACTATTATTTTCAGGCGATAGTGTAAGCACAATTACAAGCTTGCAGAACTCTCAGTTTGCTTTTTTAACTAAGCTAAATAATTATTTAATCGATAGTTTGCAAGAACAAAGTAAAACCAAAGCGCTTTCCGTTGCATTAACTTTTATTGTTGGAATATTCATCCTGAGTAATTTAATCCGCTATATTTCTCAATTACTGATGAACTCAATAAGAACAAAAGTAATTCAGAACATCCGCTCCGATATGTTTCAAAAAACACAAAAGCTACACATTGCTCATTTTGAAGGCGAACGAAAGGGTGATATTATGAGTCGGTTTACAGCTGATTTATTAAATATTGAGCAATCGATAATCACTACTTTAGAAAGCTTGGTCAGAGATCCATATACCATCATTATATTTATTGTGTTAATGATTTCTGCCTCTCCTTCCCTAACTCTTTATATTTTTATTCTGATTCCTACCATGGCCATTATGGTGACATTCATTGGGAAGTCACTCAAAAAGAACTCATTAAAAAGTCAGGAAAAGCTGGGATGGTTAAGTACTGTAATTGACGAGTTTACATCAGGTGTAAGAGTAATTAAAGCTTTTAATGCTGAAGAATATATGCGATCTGTTTTTGGCAAACACAATAACGATTACCGAAAACAATCTAAAAAAGTGCTTAATAAAAGTCGGGCTGTACCCATTATTTCAGAAACTTTAGGAATTATAACTGTTGGTGTTTTTCTTTACTTCAGTGGGCGATTGGTTTTTGAAGGCAAATTGCAACATACCCTCATCATGATTTTTGTTATTTACTTCCAGCAAATAACCCAGCCTGCTAAAAAACTCTCCATGGTGTATACCAATATCATGAAAGGAGTTCCTTCAGGAGAACGTGTTTTTGAATTAATTGATCAGGAAATACTAATTAAGGATTCCAAAAACCCTATTTCTGTCAACACATTTAATTCAAGTATCAAACTTGATAATATTTCATTTTCCTATACAGCAAAGCCTGTTTTGAAAAATATCAATATTGAAATTGAAAAAGGGAAAATAATTGCCTTAGTGGGTCAATCGGGAAGTGGAAAAACCACTATGGCCGAATTGATACTTCGCTTTTATGATGTTAAGTCCGGACAAATATTAATTGATGGAAACGATATTCGTGAAATCAAACTTTTTGATTTACGCAATTTAATGGCTGTTGTAAATCAGGAAGCGATTTTGTTTAATGATACCTTCTTTAACAACATTGCCTTTGGAATAAAGAATGCCAAAGAAGAGGATGTTATTGCAGCTGCTAAGGCGGCCAATGCACATGATTTTATCATGGAAACTGAAAATGGCTACCAAACCAATATTGGTGAAAGAGGTGGTTTATTATCTGGTGGACAAAAACAGCGAATTAGCATTGCTCGCGCTATCATGAAAAATCCTCCAATATTAATTTTAGATGAAGCGACCTCCGCTTTAGATACTGAATCAGAAAAGATTGTTCAGGATGCCATGTACAAACTCATGGAAAATCGCACCAGTATTGTCATTGCACACCGTTTAAGTACGATCCAAAAAGCAGATACAATTCATGTGATGGATAAGGGTCAAATCATTGAGTCAGGCACACATGCTGACTTGATTACAAAGAATGGAGTTTATAAAAAATTGTATGAGTTGCAACAGTTGGAAAGTTAA